The following proteins are encoded in a genomic region of Arachis ipaensis cultivar K30076 chromosome B02, Araip1.1, whole genome shotgun sequence:
- the LOC107627222 gene encoding uncharacterized protein LOC107627222 codes for MYSSKVRHLIPKSRHQSIDGDSNSAKTKTARRNRSSDPTADSSNNDSSGGSRHRRHRRGSTQGSESPTNDTPPTGPKPRRKTKTSTSEDSPVKKSSPRTRRASKGDSLSDISLSQELGSSPGPESGPVPN; via the exons ATGTACa gTTCCAAGGTTAGACATTTGATTCCCAAGTCAAGACACCAATCAATCGATGGTGATTCTAACTCAGCCAAGACCAAGACCGCACGTCGCAACCGCTCCTCGGATCCAACCGCAGACTCTTCCAACAACGACTCCTCCGGCGGATCCCGCCACCGTCGCCACCGCCGTGGCTCCACCCAGGGCTCCGAGTCACCCACCAATGACACGCCACCGACGGGCCCTAAACCTCGTAGGAAAACAAAGACTAGTACCTCTGAAGACAGTCCCGTAAAGAAGTCCTCTCCTAGAACCCGAAGGGCCTCTAAGGGAGATTCTTTATCTGATATCTCTCTTTCTCAAGAGTTGGGTTCTAGTCCTGGGCCTGAATCTGGACCCGTACCCAATTAG
- the LOC107627224 gene encoding uncharacterized protein LOC107627224: MEHGRAKGEHKDAEQKEDNDEHSSETKQATPKTTKTIVKRTNPFTKSVMNFKMPENLTLPSTLKPYQEIGDPNVHVTKFYTMMFMNKESDHILCRTFPTFLDGAALIWFSNLPEGSISSFDELADQFVNHFAASKIYVHNSDYLSTIKQGPNESLKDYMTRFAEATNEIPNLNPEVHLHALKSGLRPGKFQESIVIAKSKTLAEFREKGNNLNRGGRIPSTQEGGKTRPKQRRRQTKQASNQQDRPKTVQTNT, translated from the coding sequence ATGGAGCACGGTCGCGCAAAGGGCGAACACAAAGATGCCGAACAAAAGGAGGACAATGACGAGCACTCCTCCGAAACCAAGCAAGCCACTCCCAAAACGACAAAGACCATAGTCAAAAGAACCAACCCCTTCACAAAATCAGTTATGAATTTCAAAATGCCCGAGAACCTCACACTACCATCAACCCTAAAACCTTACCAGGAAATAGGAGACCCAAACGTCCATGTAACCAAATTTTATACCATGATGTTCATGAATAAAGAATCCGACCACATCCTATGCCGAACCTTTCCAACCTTCTTAGACGGAGCCGCACTCATCTGGTTTTCCAACTTACCTGAAGGCTCTATCTCGAGTTTTGACGAGTTAGCTGACCAGTTCGTCAACCATTTTGCTGCCTCAAAAATCTATGTCCACAACTCAGACTACCTGAGCACAATCAAACAAGGACCAAACGAAAGCCTGAAGGACTATATGACCAGATTCGCAGAAGCAACTAATGAGATACCCAATCTGAATCCCGAAGTCCATCTCCACGCTCTGAAGAGTGGCCTCCGCCCTGGGAAGTTCCAAGAGTCCATCGTCATAGCAAAGTCCAAAACACTGGCCGAATTCCgagaaaagggcaacaacctaAATCGAGGTGGAAGAATTCCGAGCACTCAGGAGGGCGGAAAAACCCGCCCCAAACAGAGAAGAAGACAGACGAAGCAGGCATCCAACCAGCAGGACAGACCAAAGACCGTTCAGACTAACACCTAA